Within the Epinephelus lanceolatus isolate andai-2023 chromosome 22, ASM4190304v1, whole genome shotgun sequence genome, the region TCTTATTTATGTGAAACAACCAAAATATAAATGTACAATGTATTGATGGACATTATTCTCTTTCAGTGTCAGACAGCAGAGTTGTCATTCTGGGAAAAACAGGAGTTGGGAAAAGCAGCCTGGCTAACACCATATTTGGAGAGAAACCATTCAAGGTCGACCACAGTCTCAACTCTGAAACAAGGAAATGTCAAGCAGAAACCAGATCTGTCAATGGAAGAAACATCACTTTGGTCGACACTCCTGGTTTCTTCGACACAGAGAGATCTGAAGAGGAGCTGAAGCCTGAGATACTGAGGTGCATCATAGAGTGCGCTCCTGGGCCTCATGCTTTTCTCATTGTACTTAAAGTGGAGAAATTCACCAAGCAGGAGCAGGATGTCATCAACAAAATACACCAATACTTCTCTGAAGAAGTCTTCAAATATGCCACAGTTGTCTTCACTCATGGTGACCAGCTCAAGGGACAGACAATTGAGGAAACTGTCCGTAGGAATAAGGCATTGAGTGATCTAGTGAAGAAGTGCGGGGGCCGCTGCCATGTCATTGACAATGAATACTGGAAAGACAACCAACAGGATGAATACAGGAGCAACAAGTACCAGGTGGAGAAAATACGAAACACAATAGTTGAGataacaaaagcaaacaaaggaaGGTGTTACACCAATGAGATGCTCCAAGTAGCACAGGAAATAATTGAACAAAAGAAGACGCACATTAGAGAGTCATCGGAAAACATGTCAGAGGAAGAGATCACACGGCAGGCTAAAGACAGGGCATATAAGGAGATCTGGATCAGACTGGCAGGTGTTGGAACAGGTGTATTGTTAGGAGCTTTGTTTGGTGTAGTAGCGATGGTTGGAGTAGCTGTCTTCACTTTAAAGAAACTAGTGCCTGCGGCCAAAACAGTCATAGCAGGAGCAGCTGGTGCAGGaggaacaacagcagcaggagcagcagccacaggagcagcagcaggagcaatTGGTGCAGGaggaacaacagcagcaggagcagcagcagcagcagcaggagcagcagctgcgggaggaacagcagcagcagcagcagcaggaggaggagcagcagcagcaggtgcaACAGCAGGAGGAGTAGCAGTAGCAGGGGGAGTAGGAGTAACTGGAACAACATTAATCGCAGCTGCAGGGGTATCTGCTGCAGTGGGAGCAGTAGTGGGAGGTTATACAGGATATCATGCAGCTGAGGGAGCAGACACGCCATGGGACGCAGCAAAGATGACAGCAGCTGCTGTCAAGGAGGGAGCCCAGTCTATCATAGATGGAGTGAGCAGCTTGAATGTTTCAAGCAAACCAACATATTCAAAGTTAAAAGAGAGTTAAAACCTACAATGAGCTGTGACTCCTGAAGACAGGGAGGAGAATATATCAATAAAGTCATGTCTACCTGTAGATCACATGAAAATCTTTTTAACCCATCGTTAACCATTGAGCTGAAGTATGTTTATTCATATGTGATATGTCACAGGTTTTATCTTGTCTGTGCTTCAAGTGCTTTTTCCTGTTTCACAATCTATCTTTGTGCCTCCACACCAGTGAAAGGAATTATgatttcaggttgtctgtccttccatccatccatccgtctgtctgtccctcccaTTCTTGCTAACGTGGTATCTCAAAAGAATGCCAAATTTGGCGccaatgtccacttggacacaACCATGACCTGATTAAATGTTTGTGGTCACTGGTCAAAGGCCAAAGTCAATGTAACCTTGCATCAGTCTCAATCTCATGAACACGACTCCTCTGGAACGCCTGGATGGAATTTTTTTGAATTTGGCAAAAATATCCTCTTAGACTGaggaatttggtggtcgaaggtcaaaggtcaaagtcagtgtCACCTCACAATACACATTTTGGttataactcaagaattcctaCACTAACTATATGacataaatgtctaataggataaaatgatgaattgaaGACATTGTATataaaaaaggtcaaaggtcagcttcactgtgacatcataatgttctgtataAAACAGTGTGTTGCCCGGGGGAAGATGTTTGTGAAGCACCGGTGTTTTCACAGATGTGGACGTGATCCAAACTGCATTGTAAATATTTGGATTTGcaccttatttttattgtatatgatattttttcactgtttcttACTTTGTATTGTAACTGCTGCACAGCAAGTTGCAAATTTATCTTAACCACAGActctgtgtttgatgtgttgttaaGTGCATATACTATAAACCAGTGGGACTCAACTCATGGCCCATGGGCCACATTTGGCCCACGACAGGGTGCCAGGTGGTCGACCAACCACTTACTAGTtcacaatggaaaaaaaatgattcaaattggattttttttgtgctttgaatCTAAATTAGCTGCCAGAGTgcaaaaaagcatcaaaatagagcttgttttctGAGGTCAGGGCCACGCCCCCAATGTCCTCAAGTCCTAAAAAACACCTCCACGTACAGCAAACGTCAGGGGTTGAAAACAGGCAACACATTTGTTATAt harbors:
- the LOC144459946 gene encoding GTPase IMAP family member 7-like, with translation MGVSDSRVVILGKTGVGKSSLANTIFGEKPFKVDHSLNSETRKCQAETRSVNGRNITLVDTPGFFDTERSEEELKPEILRCIIECAPGPHAFLIVLKVEKFTKQEQDVINKIHQYFSEEVFKYATVVFTHGDQLKGQTIEETVRRNKALSDLVKKCGGRCHVIDNEYWKDNQQDEYRSNKYQVEKIRNTIVEITKANKGRCYTNEMLQVAQEIIEQKKTHIRESSENMSEEEITRQAKDRAYKEIWIRLAGVGTGVLLGALFGVVAMVGVAVFTLKKLVPAAKTVIAGAAGAGGTTAAGAAATGAAAGAIGAGGTTAAGAAAAAAGAAAAGGTAAAAAAGGGAAAAGATAGGVAVAGGVGVTGTTLIAAAGVSAAVGAVVGGYTGYHAAEGADTPWDAAKMTAAAVKEGAQSIIDGVSSLNVSSKPTYSKLKES